A single genomic interval of Dyella sp. GSA-30 harbors:
- a CDS encoding MetQ/NlpA family ABC transporter substrate-binding protein, producing the protein MIKLLAPLAALLLLVGCSSGSGGGNADSKTLTVAATAVPHAEILKQVKPILAKEGIELDIKVFADYVQPNTQVLEKTVDANYFQSKPYLDEFNKQHSTNLTVVTGVHIEPFGAYSRKIKSLDQLADGATVSLPNDPSNGGRALLLIAKHGLITLKDPTSPISTPKDIVTNPKNLKFRELEAAILPRTLDEVDLALINTNYALAAGLNPTKDALLIEDKDSPYVNVLVSRADNKDDPRVQALAKALTSPEIKAYIEQQYHGAVLPAF; encoded by the coding sequence ATGATCAAGCTTCTCGCTCCCCTCGCCGCCCTGCTCCTGCTGGTCGGCTGCTCGTCAGGTTCCGGCGGCGGTAATGCCGATAGCAAGACGCTGACGGTCGCTGCCACCGCGGTTCCGCACGCTGAAATCCTCAAGCAGGTGAAGCCGATCCTGGCGAAGGAAGGCATCGAGCTGGATATCAAGGTATTTGCCGACTACGTGCAGCCCAATACCCAGGTGCTGGAAAAGACCGTCGATGCGAACTACTTCCAGAGCAAGCCCTATCTGGATGAGTTCAACAAGCAACACAGCACCAACCTGACCGTCGTGACCGGCGTGCACATCGAGCCCTTCGGCGCGTACTCGCGCAAGATCAAATCGCTCGACCAACTAGCGGATGGCGCCACGGTCAGCCTGCCAAACGATCCCAGCAACGGCGGCCGTGCCTTGCTGCTGATCGCCAAGCATGGCCTGATCACCTTGAAGGATCCGACCAGCCCGATATCCACGCCCAAGGACATCGTGACCAATCCGAAGAATCTGAAGTTCCGTGAGCTCGAAGCGGCGATCCTGCCGCGCACCCTCGACGAGGTCGACCTTGCGTTGATCAATACCAACTACGCCCTGGCTGCCGGGCTCAACCCCACCAAGGACGCGTTGCTGATCGAGGACAAGGATTCGCCCTATGTGAATGTCCTGGTGAGTCGCGCCGATAACAAGGACGATCCGCGCGTGCAGGCACTGGCCAAGGCGCTGACCAGCCCGGAGATCAAGGCGTATATCGAGCAGCAGTATCACGGCGCGGTACTGCCGGCGTTTTGA
- a CDS encoding methionine ABC transporter permease, which translates to MTFAFATPLHQLFPNIDDWGELGHACIDTLLMLGGSLALTVLIGLPLGVLLYLTGKGQIREMPKFYGLLSLVVNILRSIPFIILMIVLMPLTHILVGTKLGIRGAIPPLVIGAAPFFARLVETALREVERGVIEASQAMGATTWQIVRHVLLPEARPGIIAGITVTAIALVAYTAMGGAIGAGGLGDLAYRYGYLSYKSDYMVVTVFLLIVLVQLLQMIGDRVVAHFSQR; encoded by the coding sequence ATGACATTCGCTTTCGCTACGCCGTTGCATCAACTGTTCCCCAATATCGACGACTGGGGCGAACTCGGTCATGCCTGCATCGATACGCTGCTGATGCTCGGCGGCTCGCTTGCGCTGACCGTGCTGATCGGCCTGCCGCTCGGTGTGCTGCTCTACCTCACCGGCAAGGGCCAGATACGCGAGATGCCGAAGTTCTACGGGCTGCTGTCTCTGGTCGTGAATATCCTGCGTTCGATTCCCTTCATCATCCTGATGATCGTGCTGATGCCGCTGACCCATATTCTGGTGGGCACCAAGCTGGGCATCCGCGGTGCGATCCCGCCCCTGGTGATCGGCGCGGCGCCGTTCTTCGCGCGTCTGGTGGAAACCGCCCTGCGCGAAGTCGAGCGCGGCGTGATCGAAGCAAGCCAGGCCATGGGTGCCACCACCTGGCAGATCGTGCGTCATGTACTGTTGCCCGAAGCCCGTCCCGGCATCATCGCCGGTATCACGGTCACCGCGATCGCCCTGGTCGCCTATACCGCGATGGGTGGCGCCATCGGTGCGGGCGGCCTGGGCGACCTGGCCTATCGCTATGGCTATCTCAGCTACAAATCCGACTACATGGTCGTGACGGTGTTTCTGCTGATCGTGCTGGTGCAATTGCTGCAGATGATCGGCGACCGCGTGGTGGCCCATTTCAGTCAACGCTGA
- a CDS encoding methionine ABC transporter ATP-binding protein, with product MIRFVDVHKSYRVDGKDIPALQPFSLDIADGEVFGIIGHSGAGKSTLIRLINLLERPSGGRILIGDVELTALDDAALRAQRRHIGMIFQHFNLLSSQTVADNIAFPMRLAGERDPGAIRRRVDELLERVGLTAHADKYPSQLSGGQKQRVGIARALANHPSILLCDEATSALDPQTTASVLELLAQINRELKLTIVLITHEMDVVRRVCDRVAVLDGGRIVEHGNVADVFLHPQHDTTRRFVDEALPEEAAGGKSIYAQVPGRILRLSFRGEATWSPTLGRVTRETGVDFNILAGRIDRIKDLPYGQLTLAMQGAGVDQALSSLRAAGIDVEEIAR from the coding sequence GTGATCCGCTTTGTCGATGTTCACAAGTCCTATCGCGTCGACGGCAAGGACATTCCCGCATTGCAGCCGTTTAGCCTGGACATCGCCGACGGCGAGGTCTTTGGCATCATCGGCCACTCCGGCGCCGGCAAATCGACGCTTATACGGCTGATCAACCTGCTCGAACGCCCCAGCGGCGGCCGGATCCTGATCGGGGACGTGGAGCTGACCGCCCTGGACGATGCCGCGTTACGGGCTCAGCGTCGTCACATCGGCATGATTTTCCAGCACTTCAACCTGCTGTCCTCGCAGACGGTAGCGGACAATATCGCCTTCCCGATGCGTCTGGCCGGGGAGCGCGACCCGGGTGCGATCCGCCGCCGGGTCGACGAGTTGCTCGAACGTGTCGGCCTGACTGCACATGCGGACAAATACCCTTCCCAGCTCTCCGGCGGACAGAAGCAGCGCGTAGGCATAGCACGGGCCCTGGCCAACCATCCATCGATCCTGCTGTGCGACGAAGCCACCAGCGCACTCGATCCGCAAACCACCGCATCCGTGCTCGAACTGCTGGCGCAGATCAATCGCGAGCTGAAACTGACCATCGTGCTGATCACCCACGAAATGGATGTCGTACGACGGGTATGCGATCGCGTCGCCGTCCTCGATGGCGGACGCATCGTCGAACACGGCAACGTCGCCGATGTATTCCTGCACCCACAACACGACACCACCCGGCGTTTTGTCGATGAAGCGTTGCCCGAGGAAGCGGCCGGCGGAAAATCGATCTACGCCCAGGTCCCCGGACGCATCCTGCGCCTGTCGTTTCGTGGCGAAGCGACCTGGTCGCCGACGCTGGGGCGCGTCACCCGCGAGACCGGCGTGGATTTCAATATCCTGGCCGGGCGCATCGACCGCATCAAGGACCTGCCTTACGGCCAACTCACACTCGCCATGCAGGGCGCGGGCGTCGATCAGGCCTTGAGTTCATTGCGTGCCGCCGGTATCGACGTAGAGGAAATCGCTCGATGA
- a CDS encoding glutathione peroxidase yields MTSVYDFSARDIDGNERSLAEWRGKTLLIVNVASKCGFTPQYKGLEELWRQYGGQGVAVLGFPCDQFGHQEPGNEDEIKNFCSTSYDVSFPMFAKIEVNGDNAHPLYQWLKKEGKGILGSEGIKWNFTKFLVDGEGQVVKRYAPTDTPEKIARDLKLGA; encoded by the coding sequence ATGACTTCCGTTTACGACTTTTCCGCACGCGATATTGACGGTAACGAGCGCTCACTCGCCGAATGGCGCGGCAAGACCCTGTTGATCGTCAATGTCGCCTCCAAGTGCGGTTTTACACCGCAGTACAAAGGCCTGGAGGAGCTGTGGCGTCAATACGGCGGCCAGGGCGTGGCGGTGCTGGGCTTCCCCTGCGACCAGTTTGGTCATCAGGAGCCGGGCAACGAGGACGAGATCAAGAACTTCTGCTCGACCAGCTATGACGTCAGCTTTCCGATGTTCGCCAAGATCGAGGTCAATGGCGACAACGCCCATCCGCTTTATCAGTGGCTGAAGAAAGAGGGCAAGGGCATCCTGGGCAGCGAAGGGATCAAGTGGAACTTCACCAAGTTCCTGGTCGATGGCGAAGGGCAGGTGGTGAAGCGCTACGCACCGACGGATACGCCGGAGAAGATTGCGCGGGATCTCAAGCTCGGGGCGTGA
- the dacB gene encoding D-alanyl-D-alanine carboxypeptidase/D-alanyl-D-alanine-endopeptidase, whose amino-acid sequence MISLRGLGRRRFAALLLGILPALAWIAPAFADQPDGSATVPLGVQIDTFIAQPRFAAANWGIAVVSLDSGRMLYVHHADQLFQPASTTKLFTTALALSSLGPDYRIPTQVLAKDDIQAGKLDGPLLLYGMGDPTLGADASTADWADQLASQLAARGLRKVTGDLIADDTYFQTPSMGSGWEAIDLQSWFGMPTSALSVDDNLVGITISPGRGTDKPVQVAFDPTDAAPSLANDMTTGAAHTRNDINLYRAPGGNTLHVFGAIAAGSPMLNYKLAMVDPARVAGQRLLDALARHGVHVDGVLRTVHWPQSDAAYRNDTVVLAQVLSPAVADILHQGLKRSQNLYMQNLLLVAGAKAQADAMQQPSPPTGFITTEAWGIRALRNLLDRIGVPARASLIEEGSGLSRRDLATPETMTRVLSFLAAQPYAKVVYDAVPLAGVDGTLQWRMRKTAAENNVRAKTGSMSLVHCLAGYVTAASGERLAFAIMLNNYEPPEGAPSASRDVDAIAVMLAQLSKNPASL is encoded by the coding sequence ATGATTTCGCTCAGAGGCCTCGGGCGCCGCCGTTTCGCCGCCCTTTTGCTCGGCATCCTGCCTGCCCTGGCATGGATCGCGCCCGCCTTCGCCGATCAGCCGGATGGCAGCGCCACCGTACCCTTGGGCGTCCAGATCGACACGTTCATCGCCCAGCCCCGCTTTGCCGCGGCCAACTGGGGCATCGCGGTGGTCTCGCTCGACAGCGGTCGCATGTTGTATGTGCATCACGCCGACCAGTTGTTCCAGCCCGCCTCGACGACCAAGCTGTTCACCACCGCGCTGGCCTTGAGCAGCCTGGGGCCCGATTACCGCATTCCCACACAAGTGCTGGCCAAGGACGATATCCAGGCCGGCAAGCTGGATGGTCCGCTGCTGCTCTATGGGATGGGCGACCCGACCCTGGGCGCCGATGCCAGCACCGCCGACTGGGCCGATCAACTGGCGTCACAGCTGGCCGCACGCGGTTTGCGCAAGGTGACCGGCGACCTCATCGCCGACGATACGTATTTTCAGACACCGTCGATGGGCTCGGGCTGGGAAGCGATCGACCTGCAAAGCTGGTTCGGCATGCCCACCTCGGCACTGAGCGTGGACGACAATCTGGTCGGTATCACGATCAGCCCGGGCCGCGGCACCGACAAGCCCGTCCAGGTCGCATTCGACCCGACCGATGCCGCCCCCTCGCTCGCCAACGACATGACAACCGGCGCGGCGCATACGCGCAACGACATCAATCTCTATCGCGCGCCTGGCGGCAACACCCTGCATGTATTTGGTGCGATCGCAGCGGGTTCGCCGATGCTCAATTACAAGCTGGCGATGGTCGACCCCGCGCGTGTCGCTGGCCAACGTCTGCTCGATGCGCTCGCACGTCACGGTGTACATGTCGATGGCGTATTGCGCACCGTGCACTGGCCACAAAGCGACGCCGCGTATCGCAACGATACCGTGGTACTGGCACAGGTGCTGTCGCCCGCCGTTGCGGACATTCTGCATCAGGGCCTTAAGCGCTCGCAGAATCTGTACATGCAGAATTTGCTGCTCGTCGCTGGCGCCAAGGCGCAGGCCGATGCCATGCAGCAGCCTTCACCACCGACTGGTTTTATCACCACCGAGGCCTGGGGCATCCGCGCCCTGCGCAATCTGCTCGATCGCATCGGCGTACCGGCACGGGCCAGCCTGATCGAAGAAGGCTCGGGTCTGTCGAGGCGCGATCTGGCCACGCCGGAAACCATGACACGCGTGCTCAGCTTTCTTGCCGCGCAACCCTATGCCAAGGTGGTTTACGACGCCGTACCGCTGGCTGGCGTGGACGGCACCCTGCAATGGCGGATGCGCAAGACGGCAGCGGAAAACAATGTGCGCGCCAAGACCGGCAGCATGAGCCTGGTGCACTGTCTGGCCGGCTATGTCACCGCCGCCTCCGGCGAACGCCTGGCCTTCGCCATCATGCTCAACAATTACGAGCCACCGGAAGGTGCGCCGAGTGCCAGCCGGGATGTGGATGCGATTGCAGTGATGCTGGCCCAACTAAGCAAGAATCCAGCTAGCTTGTAG
- a CDS encoding peptidylprolyl isomerase: protein MQIAPHSVVSFHYTLTDDQGQVVDSSDGREPLTYLQGSGQIVPGLEKAMEGRQAGDQFKVDVPAAEGYGERHEELVQEVPREAFQGVADIQPGMQFQGRGPQGVINVTVTAVDGETVHIDGNHPLAGQTLHFAIEVTSVRESSQEEREHGHVHGEGGHHH, encoded by the coding sequence ATGCAGATTGCCCCCCATAGTGTCGTTTCTTTCCACTACACGCTGACCGATGACCAGGGTCAGGTCGTCGACAGCTCGGACGGCCGCGAGCCGCTCACCTATCTGCAGGGCAGCGGCCAGATCGTGCCGGGCCTGGAGAAGGCGATGGAGGGTCGTCAGGCCGGTGACCAGTTCAAGGTCGACGTGCCCGCCGCCGAAGGCTATGGCGAGCGTCACGAGGAACTGGTGCAGGAAGTGCCGCGCGAAGCGTTCCAGGGCGTGGCCGATATCCAGCCCGGCATGCAGTTCCAGGGACGTGGCCCGCAGGGCGTCATCAATGTCACCGTGACCGCCGTCGACGGCGAAACCGTGCATATCGACGGTAACCATCCGTTGGCCGGCCAGACCCTGCATTTTGCGATCGAAGTGACCAGCGTGCGTGAGTCTTCCCAGGAAGAGCGCGAGCATGGCCACGTGCATGGCGAAGGCGGCCATCACCACTAA
- a CDS encoding NAD(P)/FAD-dependent oxidoreductase, giving the protein MQGRLRIAIVGYGTAGQAAALFLSAQGHRLSIFEQAPVLGPVGAGFLLQPTGLGVLDRLGLSKPILERGQRIERLYGATPKGRSVMDMSYRDHAPDCFGLGLTRGSLFGVLHDAYADASEIAVGTRIDAIDSGDTLLDSEGRKHGPFDLIVVADGAHSRLRGLHPNNIKRQKLYPWGALWCLLPAESWAYPDQLQQRYAGTREMIGMLPVGQRTEHAGRWLTFYFSVPGEQLDHFDAAALAQLRERVAALWPEVEPLLATIAAPEQMHRARYRDVLLREPAQGKVVYIGDAAHAMSPQLGQGVNMALLDAETLADALAQSPSTDDALMAYRDRRRAHLAIYQRLSRWLTPWFQSERNSLAGVRDLGFGPLGRFALTRGHMLRILTGTKQSWWH; this is encoded by the coding sequence ATGCAGGGACGCTTACGTATCGCCATCGTCGGTTATGGCACGGCCGGTCAGGCCGCCGCGCTTTTCCTGAGCGCGCAAGGTCATCGCCTCAGTATTTTCGAGCAGGCACCCGTGCTGGGGCCGGTCGGTGCGGGCTTCTTGCTGCAGCCGACCGGGTTGGGCGTGCTCGATCGGCTGGGCTTGAGCAAGCCGATACTCGAACGGGGTCAGCGCATCGAGCGCCTCTACGGGGCAACGCCGAAAGGCCGCAGCGTGATGGACATGAGCTATCGGGACCATGCGCCCGATTGCTTTGGCCTCGGGCTGACGCGTGGCAGCCTGTTTGGTGTACTGCACGATGCTTATGCCGACGCGTCAGAGATTGCTGTCGGTACGCGCATCGACGCCATCGATAGTGGAGATACGCTTCTCGATAGCGAGGGGCGCAAGCATGGCCCGTTCGATCTTATCGTGGTCGCCGATGGCGCCCACTCGCGTCTGCGCGGACTCCACCCGAACAACATAAAGCGACAGAAGCTCTATCCATGGGGCGCCTTGTGGTGCCTGCTTCCAGCCGAATCCTGGGCCTATCCCGATCAATTGCAGCAGCGCTACGCGGGTACGCGCGAAATGATCGGCATGCTGCCGGTCGGGCAACGTACGGAGCATGCAGGGCGCTGGTTGACGTTCTATTTCAGTGTGCCCGGCGAGCAGCTCGACCACTTCGACGCGGCCGCACTGGCGCAGTTGCGAGAGCGCGTGGCGGCACTTTGGCCTGAGGTGGAGCCCTTGCTGGCGACGATTGCGGCGCCTGAGCAGATGCATCGCGCCCGCTATCGCGATGTGTTGTTGCGCGAACCGGCACAAGGAAAGGTCGTGTATATCGGCGATGCCGCGCACGCGATGAGCCCGCAGTTGGGCCAGGGTGTGAACATGGCTTTGCTCGACGCCGAAACGTTGGCCGATGCGTTGGCGCAATCGCCAAGCACTGATGACGCGCTAATGGCGTATCGCGATCGTCGTCGCGCGCATCTGGCGATCTACCAGCGCCTGAGTCGCTGGCTGACACCGTGGTTTCAGTCCGAGCGCAACAGCCTGGCCGGGGTGCGCGATCTCGGTTTCGGTCCGCTGGGAAGGTTCGCACTGACACGCGGGCACATGCTGCGCATTCTTACGGGAACCAAACAGAGCTGGTGGCACTGA
- a CDS encoding phospholipase A, whose amino-acid sequence MKRTTAIVSAGMLACAMHTAHAQNPNPLDIRACTGIESDAQRLACYDHATGRDNLPAAQKRKDESTEIPGIFAKDRSDHKIVVASGNSEVSKPLSLLDSRWELSPDSKLGTFNIRGYKPVYVMPVFATSNQNDQPSSPNPDNNVTSPQQLQNVEAKFQLSLKTKVWQNIFGENGDLWVGYTQSSRWQVYNSQISRPFRETNYEPEAMLMFNTDYSVLGWDGRLAGIGFNHQSNGRSNPLSRSWNRVIANFGFERDDWVVMFRPWWRVPEDSKTDDNPNISDYMGRMDMQIIHEWNGQEFGLMLRHSLRGGSRSHGAGQFTWSFPLIGNLRGYTELFKGYGESLIDYNHNATYLGVGVSLLDWY is encoded by the coding sequence ATGAAGCGAACGACTGCCATCGTATCGGCGGGGATGCTTGCCTGTGCGATGCATACCGCCCACGCCCAAAACCCCAATCCGCTGGATATCCGTGCCTGTACCGGCATCGAAAGCGATGCACAGCGACTGGCCTGCTATGACCATGCCACCGGTCGCGACAATCTGCCGGCCGCGCAAAAGCGCAAGGACGAAAGTACCGAGATACCGGGCATCTTCGCCAAGGACCGCAGCGACCACAAAATAGTGGTAGCGAGCGGCAACAGCGAAGTGTCCAAGCCGCTTTCCTTGCTCGACTCGCGCTGGGAGTTATCGCCCGACAGCAAGCTGGGCACGTTCAATATCCGCGGCTACAAGCCGGTCTATGTGATGCCGGTGTTTGCGACCAGCAATCAGAACGACCAGCCAAGCAGCCCCAACCCGGATAACAACGTCACCTCGCCGCAACAATTGCAGAATGTCGAAGCGAAGTTTCAGCTGAGCCTGAAGACCAAGGTCTGGCAGAACATCTTCGGCGAGAACGGCGACCTGTGGGTGGGTTACACACAATCCTCGCGCTGGCAGGTCTACAACTCGCAGATCTCGCGGCCCTTCCGCGAAACCAACTACGAACCCGAAGCCATGTTGATGTTCAACACCGATTATTCGGTGCTGGGCTGGGATGGGCGCTTGGCAGGCATCGGCTTCAATCACCAATCGAACGGCCGATCCAATCCGCTCTCGCGCAGCTGGAATCGGGTGATCGCCAACTTCGGTTTCGAGCGCGACGACTGGGTGGTGATGTTCCGCCCCTGGTGGCGTGTTCCCGAGGACAGCAAGACCGACGATAACCCCAATATCAGCGACTACATGGGCCGCATGGACATGCAGATCATCCATGAATGGAACGGCCAGGAGTTTGGCCTGATGTTGCGCCACTCGCTACGCGGCGGCAGTCGCAGCCATGGTGCCGGGCAGTTCACCTGGAGCTTCCCGCTGATCGGCAACCTGCGCGGCTATACGGAACTGTTCAAGGGTTATGGCGAAAGCCTGATCGATTACAACCACAATGCCACCTACCTGGGCGTCGGCGTGTCGTTGCTGGATTGGTACTGA
- a CDS encoding EF-hand domain-containing protein, with translation MKHSKMLLSALAIGSLQFAGTLWAQDQSMPQQPPTPPQPQSQPLMPPPPPPQGQSVTPPPPPPGSTDPQQMETQATPPPPPPSSGDQQQMQPPPPPPPQPGQSTTQTITDKGQPARVNSSMPPVASGPAPSFEQLANGGKSISESQASAYPLLANDFKYADRNHDGRISKSEYEAWVKK, from the coding sequence ATGAAACATTCAAAGATGCTCTTATCGGCTCTGGCGATCGGCTCGCTGCAGTTTGCCGGAACGTTGTGGGCACAGGATCAATCCATGCCGCAACAGCCGCCGACACCACCGCAGCCGCAATCTCAACCGCTGATGCCGCCGCCTCCGCCGCCGCAGGGTCAATCGGTCACGCCACCGCCTCCGCCGCCGGGATCGACCGATCCGCAGCAGATGGAGACGCAGGCAACTCCACCTCCTCCCCCGCCGAGTTCTGGCGATCAGCAGCAGATGCAGCCGCCACCGCCGCCTCCCCCGCAACCGGGCCAATCCACCACGCAGACGATCACCGACAAGGGTCAACCGGCAAGGGTGAATTCGTCCATGCCACCGGTAGCATCGGGGCCGGCACCGAGCTTCGAGCAGCTGGCCAATGGCGGCAAGTCGATCTCGGAATCTCAGGCATCGGCCTATCCGCTGCTCGCCAATGACTTCAAATACGCCGACCGCAATCACGACGGCCGTATCAGCAAGAGCGAATACGAAGCCTGGGTGAAGAAGTGA
- a CDS encoding crosslink repair DNA glycosylase YcaQ family protein, whose product MKSSLSLHQPSANSFPGLSIQQARCLQLVAQGLLKPLGKRTRREDVVTAIERMRLLQIDSIHVIARSPYMVLHSRLGAYDPQWLDDALEQGRIVECWAHEACFVPASDIALHRDWRSQRGMHWAYKNAERMQREHRVGMDDVLAHIRAKGAVRTADFTEGERPSGASGWWSWKPEKRWLEAWFALGELMVTRRERFQRVYDLAERVLEKLDPPFDAAASALDHPSLRRRFILDAVRALGVTQARWIADYYRLKPAVTERELAPLCAEGEIIEVRVDGWPVAGYVHRDHASSLEQASRGRLRASHTALLSPFDPLVWDRARALAMFDFEYTIECYTPPAKRTYGYYVLPILHRGKLIGRLDAKAHRAEEMFEVKVLYLEPGVEVDERLVDELAEAIQLTARWHATPKVRIARSRPAGFAAALRRRLAGA is encoded by the coding sequence GTGAAGTCATCGTTATCGTTGCATCAGCCTTCAGCGAATTCGTTTCCTGGTTTGAGCATTCAACAGGCACGTTGCCTGCAACTTGTCGCACAGGGCCTGCTTAAACCGTTGGGAAAGCGTACGCGGCGCGAGGACGTGGTGACTGCGATCGAACGCATGCGTCTTTTGCAGATCGACAGCATTCATGTGATTGCACGCAGCCCATACATGGTGCTGCATTCGCGCCTGGGAGCCTACGATCCGCAATGGCTCGACGATGCGCTCGAGCAAGGGCGCATCGTGGAGTGTTGGGCGCACGAAGCCTGTTTCGTGCCCGCATCCGACATCGCCTTGCATCGTGACTGGCGTTCACAACGTGGCATGCATTGGGCATACAAGAACGCAGAGCGCATGCAACGCGAACATCGTGTGGGCATGGACGACGTGCTGGCACATATCCGTGCCAAGGGCGCCGTTCGTACCGCTGATTTCACCGAAGGCGAGCGTCCGAGCGGCGCCTCCGGCTGGTGGTCGTGGAAGCCGGAGAAGCGCTGGCTGGAAGCGTGGTTTGCGTTGGGTGAGTTAATGGTGACGCGGCGGGAGCGATTTCAGCGTGTCTACGATCTGGCCGAACGCGTGCTCGAAAAGCTCGATCCGCCGTTCGATGCCGCGGCTTCAGCCCTGGATCATCCCAGTTTGCGTCGACGTTTTATTCTCGACGCGGTGCGCGCGTTGGGTGTCACTCAGGCGCGCTGGATTGCCGATTACTATCGTCTGAAACCCGCGGTGACCGAGCGGGAGTTGGCGCCGCTGTGCGCCGAAGGCGAGATCATCGAAGTTCGCGTCGACGGCTGGCCGGTAGCCGGTTATGTCCATCGCGATCACGCGTCGTCACTTGAGCAAGCCAGCCGGGGCAGGTTGCGCGCAAGCCACACGGCCTTGTTGTCGCCGTTCGATCCGCTGGTTTGGGATCGCGCACGTGCCTTGGCGATGTTCGACTTCGAGTACACGATCGAGTGCTATACGCCGCCGGCCAAGCGTACCTATGGTTATTACGTCCTGCCGATCCTGCATCGGGGCAAGCTGATTGGGCGCCTGGATGCGAAGGCGCATCGTGCCGAGGAGATGTTCGAGGTCAAAGTGCTTTACCTCGAACCTGGCGTCGAGGTGGATGAACGTCTGGTCGACGAACTGGCTGAGGCCATCCAGCTGACGGCGCGCTGGCATGCAACGCCCAAGGTGCGCATCGCGCGTTCGCGGCCGGCTGGTTTTGCTGCGGCGTTGCGTCGGCGCTTGGCCGGGGCTTGA
- a CDS encoding cold-shock protein has translation MSDRQIGTVKWFNDAKGFGFISRDNGPDVFVHFRAIQGNGFKSLAEGQKVSFKVVQGQKGLQADEVNVA, from the coding sequence ATGTCAGATCGTCAGATCGGTACCGTCAAGTGGTTCAACGATGCCAAGGGTTTCGGCTTCATCAGCCGTGACAATGGCCCGGATGTTTTCGTGCATTTCCGCGCGATCCAGGGCAATGGCTTCAAGAGCCTCGCCGAAGGCCAGAAGGTTAGCTTCAAGGTCGTGCAGGGCCAGAAGGGCCTGCAGGCAGACGAAGTCAACGTCGCCTGA
- a CDS encoding cold-shock protein yields MSDRENGTVKWFNDAKGFGFISREKGADVFVHFRAIQGTGFKSLKEGQKVSFKVVQGQKGEQAEEVQPL; encoded by the coding sequence ATGTCGGATCGTGAGAATGGCACCGTAAAATGGTTCAACGACGCCAAGGGGTTCGGATTCATCAGTCGGGAGAAGGGAGCGGATGTTTTCGTCCATTTCCGTGCTATCCAGGGCACTGGCTTTAAGTCTCTCAAAGAGGGGCAGAAGGTCAGTTTCAAGGTAGTGCAGGGACAAAAGGGCGAGCAGGCCGAGGAAGTTCAGCCGCTCTGA
- a CDS encoding alpha/beta fold hydrolase yields MQPADSDTPIHETGLPVTAADGATTQLLWRAPKMPAHEVLYWMPALGVAAKHYLPLADALAARGIAVAIHEWRGIGSSNRRAGRQTDWAYRQLLELDMPAGIATARSQWPDARYWIGGHSLGGQLATVYGALHPQAFSGLALVASGAPYWRRFPRSWLIGLAYVAAPWLARLVGHLPGRRIGFGGNEARGVIDDWARTGRTGRYAARDMADDMEAKLAALHWPILTQRMHDDWLVPETSLDWLLGKMPLASRRSYVLASSELGHVRADHFSWMKAPGAIAGHIADWIDSGT; encoded by the coding sequence GTGCAGCCTGCCGATTCGGACACACCGATACACGAAACTGGATTACCCGTTACTGCCGCCGACGGTGCCACCACACAGTTATTGTGGCGTGCGCCGAAGATGCCAGCACATGAAGTGCTCTACTGGATGCCAGCCCTGGGCGTGGCCGCAAAACATTATCTGCCGCTGGCCGATGCCCTGGCCGCACGCGGTATCGCGGTGGCCATTCATGAATGGCGTGGCATCGGGTCGAGCAATCGCCGCGCCGGTCGCCAGACGGATTGGGCATACCGGCAATTGCTGGAGCTGGACATGCCGGCAGGCATCGCCACGGCGCGAAGCCAATGGCCAGACGCGCGGTACTGGATCGGTGGGCACAGTCTCGGTGGCCAGTTGGCCACGGTGTATGGCGCCCTCCATCCGCAAGCTTTCAGCGGCTTGGCCCTGGTCGCCAGCGGGGCGCCTTACTGGCGCCGGTTCCCGCGATCCTGGCTGATCGGCTTGGCCTATGTCGCCGCGCCCTGGCTGGCGCGACTGGTGGGACATCTGCCCGGGCGTCGTATCGGTTTTGGCGGCAACGAAGCGCGTGGCGTGATCGACGATTGGGCGCGGACCGGCCGTACCGGGCGATACGCGGCGCGTGACATGGCCGACGATATGGAAGCGAAGCTCGCCGCATTGCATTGGCCGATCCTGACGCAGCGCATGCACGACGACTGGTTGGTGCCGGAGACGTCGCTCGACTGGTTGCTCGGCAAGATGCCGCTCGCGTCGCGTCGCTCGTATGTTCTTGCATCGAGCGAACTCGGTCATGTGCGCGCGGATCATTTCAGCTGGATGAAAGCGCCCGGCGCCATCGCTGGACATATCGCCGATTGGATCGACAGCGGCACTTGA